One window of the Rhipicephalus sanguineus isolate Rsan-2018 chromosome 4, BIME_Rsan_1.4, whole genome shotgun sequence genome contains the following:
- the LOC119389909 gene encoding translocon-associated protein subunit gamma, whose protein sequence is MAGGRKLTKEEELLLQDFSRNVSTKSSALFYGNAFIVSSIPIWLFWRIHQMDLYQSSIIFAVMTIACTWLIAFAYKNVKFVLKHKVAPKREDAVNREIMKKLSDDKKMSKKEKDERILWKKNEVADYEATTFSIFYNNALFLALIIVTSFYILKAFSPTMNYVLSVGGAAGLLALFSTGSQ, encoded by the exons ATGGCTGGCGGTAGGAAGTTAACGAAGGAAGAGGAGCTTTTGCTTCAAGATTTCAGCCGGAACGTGTCGACGAAGTCGTCAGCGCTGTTCTACGGCAACGCCTTCATCGTCTCCTCCATACCAATAT GGCTCTTTTGGAGAATCCATCAGATGGACCTGTACCAGTCGTCCATCATCTTCGCGGTGATGACCATCGCATGCACATGGCTGATCGCCTTCGCCTACAAGAACGTCAAGTTCGTCCTCAAGCACAA AGTCGCTCCCAAGAGGGAGGATGCTGTCAACCGAGAAATCATGAAGAAGCTCTCGGATGACAAGAAGATGTCCAAGAAGGAAAAGGATGAGAG GATATTGTGGAAGAAAAACGAGGTGGCCGATTACGAGGCGACCACGTTCTCCATCTTCTACAACAACGCCCTCTTCCTGGCGCTCATCATCGTGACGTCCTTCTACATTCTGAAGGCGTTCAGCCCGACAAT GAACTATGTTCTCTCTGTTGGAGGTGCCGCGGGGCTGCTCGCACTATTCTCCACTGGCTCCCAGTGA
- the LOC119389912 gene encoding troponin C: MEDLTKEQVQMLRKAFDMFDRDKKGYVHTNMVSAILRTLGQTFEEKDLKELISEIDQDGSGELEFDEFVALAARFLVEEDSEAMQEELREAFRLYDKEGNGYINVSDLREILRALDDALTEDELDEMIAEIDTDGSGTVDFDEFMEMMTGD; the protein is encoded by the exons ATG GAGGACCTGACGAAAGAGCAAGTGCAGA TGTTGCGCAAGGCGTTCGACATGTTCGACCGCGACAAGAAGGGCTACGTGCACACCAACATGGTGTCGGCGATCCTGCGTACGCTGGGTCAGACCTTCGAGGAGAAGGACCTCAAGGAGCTCATCTCCGAGATTGACCAGGACG GCTCCGGCGAGCTGGAGTTCGACGAGTTCGTGGCGCTGGCCGCGCGTTTCCTGGTCGAGGAGGACAGCGAGGCGATGCAGGAGGAGCTCCGCGAGGCCTTCCGACTGTACGACAAGGAAGGCAACGGCTACATCAACGTCTCCGACCTGCGCGAGATCCTGCGCGCCCTGGACGATGCGCTCACCGAGGACGAGCTGGACGAAATGATCGCCGAGATCGACACCGACGGCAGCGGAACCGTGGACTTCGACG